TTTCCCGCAGGCTTTCTCCGGTGTGTTTCTGCAAGGGGCTCAAAAGATAGCTGATGATGCGGCGCTGTCCGGTTCTGATTTCGGCGGACAGGGTCATGCCGGGGGTCAGGTGGACCGTGCGGCCATCCACGTCCAGCGTGGTTTTGTCCAGGCGGATCCGGGCGGCATAGACAGCTCCTGCGGGCGAGGTCTGTTCCGAAGGTTTTTCGGGCGGCGCGTTCGTACCGGTCACGCGCGGCGGGGTGACGGCATCACGGCTCACATCCAGAATTTTCCCCTCGATAAAGCCATAGCGGGTATAGGGAAACGTCTCCAGCTTCACCACCACGTCCTGGCCCGCCTCCACAAAGCCAATGTCCCGGTTTTCCACCCACGCCCGGACCTCCAGCGCGTCTTCCTGCGGCACGATCACCAGCAGTTCCTGCGCTTCCTGCACCATGCCGCCCACCGTGTGCACGGCCATCTGCTGCACCGTACCGGAGACCGGCGCCGTCAGCGTGCGGCGGCCCAGGCGCTCCCTGGCCTTGATCAGCTCCTGCTCCGCCGCGCTGTTTTTCTGTTCGGCCTGCGCCAGATCCGCCGTGGTGCGCGAGCGGAAATCGGCCTCCTGCTGGACGATATTTTCCTGCAGGGAGTCGTATTTCGCGGCCAGTTCCGCCAGGCGGCTGTCCGTCATGCGGCGGTCGTACTCCGCCGTGTTCAGGATCTGCCGCTGCTCCACAGCCGCCAGTTTCGATACCGATCCCTTGACGGCCAGCGCCTCGTGGGCCTCCGTCTTCTGGCGGATCAGGGGCAGGTTCAGGTCCAGCTTTTCCGCCTCGGTCTGCAGGGTTTTCTGTTCGGCCTCCAGCTGGGCGCGGGTGGCCTCCAGCCCCGCCAGCCGGGCGTTCTGCTCGCTGGCCAGGCTCTGCAGCAGGGCCCTTTGCCGCTCTGCAATGTCCGCGGGAATGCCGGGCGGGAGGTCCATCGCCGCACCGGACAGCAGGGCCCGGAGCCGGGCAATGTCGGCCACGGCTTCCACCCGTTCGCGCTCCAGCCGGTCCACGTCGGCCCGGGCGTCTGCAGCCTCCAGCGAAACCAGCGTGTCGCCCGCGCTGACGTGCTGTCCGTCTTTCACATGAATATCTTTGATTTTCGACAGTTCCGGCGCCTGGATGACTTTCACGCGACCCGTGGGGACAAGCTGCCCCTGCGCCACCGCCACCACATCCACGTGGCCGAAAATGGCCCACAGGATTGCTGTCAGGACCAGACCGCACAGGCTGAGGGCCGTCACGCGGGCCACAGGCGAGGGCGGCGTTTCGGTGACTTCCAGCACCGCGGGCAGAAAAGCCTGCTCGTCGGTTTTCGGGGTGATTTCAAGGCGGGAGAGCATCACGCCACCGCGCCGATCTGGTGGCGGTGGAGGGCGGCATAGCGCCCGCCTTTCCCCAGAAGCTGGTCGTGCGTTCCATCCTCAACAATACGGCCTTGCTCAACCGTGATGATGCGGTGACAACTGCGCACGGCCGCCAGCCGGTGCGCAATGATGATCACCGTGCGGCCCTGGCAGATGGCGCGCATATTGGCCTGGATGGCATGCTCGCTTTCCAGGTCCAGGGCGCTGGTGGCTTCGTCAAAAATCAGGATGCGCGGATTTGTGACCAGGGCCCGGGCGATGGCGATGCGCTGTCGCTGGCCGCCGGAAAGGGACGCGCCGCGCTCTCCGATCAGGGTGTTGTACCCCTCCGGCAGGGCGCAAATGAACTCGTGCGCCCCGGCCAGTTTTGCGGCCTGGATCACACGCTCCAGCGGAAGGCCAGGGTCGGCCAGCGCGATGTTCTCCTGCACCGTGCGGTGGAACAGCATGTTCTCCTGCAGCACCACGCCCACCTGGCGGCGCAGCTGCGCCGGGTCGATCAGCGCCAGATCCACGCCGTCCACCATGACCCGGCCGGCCTCGGGAATGTACAGCCGCTGGATCAGTTTGGTGAGAGTGCTCTTGCCCGACCCCGAGGGGCCTACGATCCCCAGGCTCTGCCCCGCGGGGATGTCCAGGCTGATATCCTGAAGCGTCGGCCCGCCGTCGGGGCGATAGCGGAACGTGACGTGGTCCAGCCGGATGTGGCCTTTGATGTGGGAGAGAACGCTCTGCCCCGAACCCGCAGCAGGCTCGGCGGGCGTATTGAGAATATCGCCCAGACGATCCACCGCCATGCGCGCCTGGCAGAAATCCTGCCACAGCTGGGCCAGGCGCAGCACCGGCCCGGTGACGCGGCCGGACAGCATGTTGAACGCAACCAGCCCGCCCACAGTCAGCCCGCCGTCCATGACCAGCCGGGCCCCCACGTACAACGTCGCTGCCATGGCCAGTTTCGAGATCAGCTGGCACAGCTGCCCCGCGATATTCGACAGCTGGGAGGCGCGGAAACCGGCGCACACATAAGCGGCCAGCTGCTCCTCCCACCGACGCTGAACCTGCGGCTCGCACGCCAGGGATTTCAGGGTCTCGATACCGGTGACGCTTTCCACCAGGAAGGACTGGTTCTCGGCCCCACGCGCGAATTTTTCCTCTACCCGCCGCTGGAGCATGGGCGTAATCGCCACCGACAAGCCGACAAACAGCGGCACCGTGGCCAGGGTAATGGCGGTCAGGGCGAGGCTGTAACTGGCCATCACGCCCAGGAACACAAACACGAACGCCAGAT
The nucleotide sequence above comes from Pseudomonadota bacterium. Encoded proteins:
- a CDS encoding HlyD family type I secretion periplasmic adaptor subunit, whose product is MLSRLEITPKTDEQAFLPAVLEVTETPPSPVARVTALSLCGLVLTAILWAIFGHVDVVAVAQGQLVPTGRVKVIQAPELSKIKDIHVKDGQHVSAGDTLVSLEAADARADVDRLERERVEAVADIARLRALLSGAAMDLPPGIPADIAERQRALLQSLASEQNARLAGLEATRAQLEAEQKTLQTEAEKLDLNLPLIRQKTEAHEALAVKGSVSKLAAVEQRQILNTAEYDRRMTDSRLAELAAKYDSLQENIVQQEADFRSRTTADLAQAEQKNSAAEQELIKARERLGRRTLTAPVSGTVQQMAVHTVGGMVQEAQELLVIVPQEDALEVRAWVENRDIGFVEAGQDVVVKLETFPYTRYGFIEGKILDVSRDAVTPPRVTGTNAPPEKPSEQTSPAGAVYAARIRLDKTTLDVDGRTVHLTPGMTLSAEIRTGQRRIISYLLSPLQKHTGESLRER
- a CDS encoding type I secretion system permease/ATPase, giving the protein MPDVSSSPQPPFDTGVWGLSLIARFHGISVDPENLVHARGSTGVFTSLDLVRAARQKLQLKARAIQSSVGRLEKTPCPALTLRRDGSWIVLMAVKEGKVLFQEAGAKQPTVTELDAFKEYWTGEVILIAKRASLLDAARRFDLSWFWPEIVRHKRLFAEVLTVSFVLQILALISPLFFQVIVDKVLAHRGMTTLDVLMIALVTVSVFEVLLTALRTYTFSHTTSRIDVILGARLFSHLLRLPQAYFSSRRVGDSVARVRELETIRQFLTGSALTLTIDLAFVFVFLGVMASYSLALTAITLATVPLFVGLSVAITPMLQRRVEEKFARGAENQSFLVESVTGIETLKSLACEPQVQRRWEEQLAAYVCAGFRASQLSNIAGQLCQLISKLAMAATLYVGARLVMDGGLTVGGLVAFNMLSGRVTGPVLRLAQLWQDFCQARMAVDRLGDILNTPAEPAAGSGQSVLSHIKGHIRLDHVTFRYRPDGGPTLQDISLDIPAGQSLGIVGPSGSGKSTLTKLIQRLYIPEAGRVMVDGVDLALIDPAQLRRQVGVVLQENMLFHRTVQENIALADPGLPLERVIQAAKLAGAHEFICALPEGYNTLIGERGASLSGGQRQRIAIARALVTNPRILIFDEATSALDLESEHAIQANMRAICQGRTVIIIAHRLAAVRSCHRIITVEQGRIVEDGTHDQLLGKGGRYAALHRHQIGAVA